Genomic DNA from Hordeum vulgare subsp. vulgare chromosome 2H, MorexV3_pseudomolecules_assembly, whole genome shotgun sequence:
TATGACTTGTTGAGCTCCATTCTTTGGGGTTCTCTTCATGAGGCATTCTCAAAGCATTTTTCTTTGCTCTGTTTTCTGTAAACTGGAAGTGGGCCATGATGTAAGAGTTCGAAATGATGCAAAACTAACAGGATAATTGCTTGAAGTGAGCAATGCATAATTTTCTTGAGGTACTTGTTTACCTAGTCATAGATGTGTTCCAAGTAGAGAGTGGTGGTAACACGCATTCATGCTCTGGTTTCAGCAAATCAGAACATTCATCCAGATGAGAACAAACCTCAAGGTGGTGGACAACTCCGGAGCCAAGCGGGTTATGTGCATGCAGTCCCTTAGGGGGAAGAAAGGAGCGAGGATCATGGACATGATCATCGGTTCTATCAAGGAAGCGCAGCCTCGCGGCAAGGTCAAGAAAGGAGACGTGGTCTATGGGGTGGTCGTCGGTGCTTCCATGAAGAAGGGGCGCAGCGACGGCAGCGAGGTCCAGTTCGACGACAATGCGATCGTCATCGTGAACAACAAGGGCGAGCTGATTGGCACCCGCGTCTTTGGTCCGGTCCCCCACGAGCTCAGGAAGAAGAAGCATCTCAAGATGCTCGCACTTGCCAAGCACAtagtttgagatatctatctgCTTACCTGGTATCTAGCTGTTAGTTCTATGGAATGAAATGGACATCTCCAGGATTGTACCTGTGATATTTTGGTTCTCTATTGCTAGTCTATTCTACTTTGCTTTGGTCAATTTTATCTACCAATAATCTCTATTCTCTGAACTATGGTGAGTTGTTGACAAACCAGACAAGAGTATGTATTTACTCTCCACATTATATTGCCTATGTTCCTCTACATTCAGTACATACATTCATGGTATCTAATCAATTTTCTGCGATTTCCAAATGTTTGAATTacgttatttatgttgttttgtGTCTTCACGAAAGCTGGCCATTCTGATGAACGCAATCGAATCGAATCCAAGGTCATCGAGTACTGCAACAAGCACGTCCAGGCAAAGCCTGCAAACGTCGGGGCCTCCTCCgacaccgcctccgccgccgccgccacccccgccTCTCCCACTGAGGACCTCAAGAACTGGGACGCAGAGTTCGTCAAGGTCGAGCAGGCAACCCTCTTCGACCTCATCCTGGTATACATCAAAtcgtctcccctcccctcccctccctctgatTTCTAGATCtggtctttctttctttctttctttccccTTCTCTTCTCGGTTCTGGCAAGGGCCCGGATCGAGATTGGTTGCTACTGCTTAGGCTAGACTTATTGGCGATTGGCTTGGATTCGATCCGATTGGATTAGGTTAGGGTTTACATACATGATTGGCTTCATAATCCCGTGCTTTTGACCCCAAAAAAAACTCCAGAGATTTATTAGCTGTGGGCCATACAAAATCACTGTATAGGCTAGGGCTAATCTGTGATCCAACTTCTTGTGGTATGATGTCCTTTATATTCTCTACATGAATGACCAAAGGAGCATCTAATCTTATTATGCTCTAAGAGGATGAATTGTTTCTGTCTACTGTGTAGCTAAATCaccttattatataactcttgtttcccactttgctgctgtctctACCTTTATTATCTTGTATCTAATCTTTTGTATTCATCTGCTGGCTATGAATGCCTTCTTCTACCTAGCATTGCTTGGCTATTAATTTGTGGCCATACATAGTCATATCTAAATTACCTAGCATTGCTTGACTGTTAACACTTGCAAATGCATTCTGAGAAGCGGTGCTCGTCATCTGAACTAATTCATGAATTATCATCTTATCTGCAAGGATCCATCGGCTCGTGACTCTGTTTTGTTACAATTATGTTTCTTTATATGAATTTCTTATCCATTTATATGTTATAGTTACTGCTGGCACCTGAACCAATGTTCTGGCCTTTGAATCATAATAAAGAatgaggggggagagagagggggagagagagagggagagagagggggagagagagagggagagagagagggagagagggagggagggagagagggagggagggagggaggcatCAGCTGAGTGTGGATGAATTTCAGGATTGCGTTCCTTATTTCCTTTTGACATATGTAATTTTCCTTTAATCATTGGGACTAGGCATGGGTTTGAGATCTTTGCTTGTAGCTCATTTACTATGCCTATATTCTTCTTTACTTCCGAACGCGGCACACTAATTAGAAATTAGCTAGAGGTGCTTCTTTCTCTACTCCTATCTATTTATTAATAGAAATCTCTATGCTTTTCAAGTGTTGTAATTTGCTAGAGGTTGCTCTTTTCGCCTCTGCATCACTAGCATTGTTGCTTAAAACATGTAAGTAGAGATCATTTGACCCATTTGAAGATAAAATTTATAATTAGAGACCATTCttgaagatcttcatgatttagagtgttaaatttgacatgttgatgatttcatcttgtaggttgccacgcggatgctctttggactacgatatggacatgaaggcattCGTTTTAGTGCCAAATATTACATACTAATGCCCCCAAAGTATCCTTGTGTATTATATTTGCTATGGatctatgtatgtatggatgctatggaactatatgtatatatggatgctatggaattttggatgtatggatgctatggaattttgatatatgggtcatgaaatttgttatgcaactttgcatatacgttatgtgttgtggatcagtaaaactattgggcacatattatgtattatatatttgatatatatgttatgtgttgttgaatttgtggtttggaaacaaaacatatatatgccagaATCTTTGATGTCATGGGGCTCTCAGCAAAgatttcatactagtggcgcaccactcagcactttagtggcgcactgcaaaaagaacactagtggcgcatcgtcaactagtgtgccattagtaagccagagcacatgggtaaatatgcccccctgggaggcatacttatGGCGCCCATGGGCTAtaataatggcgcactgcctggtgcgccattagtataccagatactaatggcgcacctgtggtgcgccattagtaaaaaattctaatggcgtgatgctagtggtgcACTGATGTTTGCTATGTATCCCTCGCAAATGCGCCAGAAAtatttctgctactgcaacaaaagaccttccaacggcgctagaaataggcacggcgacgggagaatacttgcttGATATTTCTACTgccgctacgccttaagggacttcctaggaaagtatgcaaaggatttcccccgtggccttggagccttgcgttggtgttccctcgaagcggaaagggtgatgtagcgtagcggtgggaagtatttccctcagtttgagaaccaaggtatcaatccagtggaggagtatctcaagatcctgcagaaacacaaaacttgctccaaacgctatgaaggggttgtcaatcccttatagattgtttgccaagtgagaactgaaagcaacaaagtaacaaagcaaagcaaaagtggagatgtaaacgatggatgtgaatagacccgggggccgtagtgtttactagtggcttctctcatgaaagcaagtagacggtgggtgaacaaattacaatcgagcaattgatagaaccgcgcaaagtagtgacgatatctatgcaatgattatttctataggcatgacgtccaaaacaattagaccgacactttgtgcatctactactattactccacacgtccaccgctatccagcatgcatctagtgtattaagtccataagaatagagtaacgccttaagcaagatggcatgatgtagagggataatctcaaactaatgataaaaaccccatcgttttacccttgatggaaactacttgatgtgtgccttgctgcccctactatcactgggaaaggtcaccacatggtagaacccaaatcaagcacttctcccattgcaagaatcatagatctagttgaccgaacaaaacccaagactcggagagacttacaaggatattaaatcatgcatataagaaatcagcaaagactcaaatatatatcatagataatctgatcacaaatccacaattcatcggatctcgacaaacacaccgcctaagaagattacatcggatagatatccatgaagatcatggagaacttcgtattgaagatccaagagagagaagaagccatctagctactaactacggacccgtaggtctgaagtgaaatactcacgagtcattggaggggcgatgatgatgatgaagaagacctccaactccaaagtcccctccggcagggtgccgggaagggtctccaaatgagacctcgcggaaacggaagtttgcagcagcggaaaagtattttcgaggctcccctgattttttgcggaatatttgggaatttataggccaaagacctaggtcagggggcggccagggaggccacaagcctgcccaccgccacctccccctggtggcggagtgggggcttgtgggctccctggagcccacctggcctggcccaaaggccccctggtcttcttccgttcgggaaaaatcatttcggggtttttcttccgtttggactccgttccaaaatcagatctgaaaagagtcaaaaacacggaaaaaacaggaactgacacttggcactgaattaataagttagtcccaaaaaagatataaaaggtacataaaacaaccaaagaagacaagataacagcgtgaaaccatcaaaaattatagatacgtttgagacgtatcaagcatccccaagcttaactcctgctcatcctcgagtagggaagtgataagaatgaatttttaatgctttcatgctacctagcataggtgtcctttgtaattcctcttatgtgatgtgaatgttcagatccattagattcaaaacaatagtttgctattgatgtggaaacaataataattcaagcaaactagcaaagtaatcttgaactttcaaaataacaaggccaaaagaaagttatccctacaaaagaatatagtctggctatgctctatcatcattgcacaatgaatttaaatcatgcacaaacccggtattggccaagtaattgtttcacacctttactttctcaaaccttttcaactctcacgcaatacatgagcgtgaccatggttatagcactatagatggtgtggaatgtagtggaggttgcaagacaaaaaaggagaagatagtcacattaactaggcatatcaatgagctgtggagatgctcatcaatagatatcaatgtgaatgagtagggattgccatacaaatgatgcactagagctacgagtatgtgaaagctcttaaagaaaactagtgggtgtgcttccaacttgcttgctcatgaagacctaaggcaattttgaggaagcctatcattggaatataaaagccaagttatataatgaaaaattcccactagctatatggtggtgacaaaacgtgagactctcaatcatgaagatcatggtgcttaatatgcacaagtgtggaaaaagtggtagcattgtcccttctctcttcttctctcatttttttggtggcctctttggcctcttttttttggtgggattctttggcctcttttatttcctcacatgggacaatgctccattaatgatgatcatcacagtttcaactcaaaacatagagcaactatgactctatatggaatgccttcggtagtgtaccgtggcaatgatctagcatggaatagacatcaatggaaacatcatgctagctatcttacgatcatgcaatggcaatgtagacgtggtggcacatgtcatggtggtagttgcatggcaatatatctcgaaatggctttgaaaaagccataataggtaggtatggtgggtgttttgagggaggctaatggtgggttttgtgcaccggcgaaaattgcacgacactaagaagatagtgatggtggaaggtgaaagtgcatctaagccatggactcaacattagtcatgaagaactcatatacttgtcgcaaaaattttattagtaatcgaaacaaagcattcaacgcatactcctaggggaagggttggtaggtataaaccatcgcgcgatcccgaccgccacacaaaggatgacaatgaatatactaatcatgctcagatttcatcacacagtggttcaccatacgtgcatgctacgggaatcactaacttcaacacaagtatttctagatccacaacaccttactagcatgacttaaatattaccataaccacaactcaaaactaattgagatgaatcaaacttctctaagtattcaatgcacatgaaggtggaagttttcgtatccctttggataactaccccttttgagaattatttcaaagcatagataaactaccaagccacgcaccgctgttctctaaaagatataagtgaagcacaaagagcaaaagtatctagctcaaaagatataagtgaagcacatgtgagctgaattgtctatcaaaggatataagtgaagcctgacaaaatcacagtgtgtgcatgtctctatctctaggtgtgcagcaaggatgattgtgacacaacaaaaataaaagactcctacgatacaagacgctccaagcaaaaacacataacatgtggtgaataaaaatatagccccaagtaacgttaccgatggattgaagacgagagagagtatgccttcccggggcatcccgaagcttaggcttttacgacatccttgaatatcttggggtgccttgggcatccccaagcttgagctcttgccactctttatctctttgtccataagatcttcacccaaaacttgaaaacttcacaacacgaaacttaaacagaaactcgtgataacattagtacaagaaagcaaaccaccacttcattaggtactgtagcaaacttaaattctacttgtgctgatgttgggttactgtactttcaatcttccatggctaataccccccgatactatccatagtttcatcaaaataagcaaccaacacaacaaaaacagaatctgttaagaggagaccagtttgtagaaatctgtatatttcgtatacctatggtacttcgaaaattctgacaaattttgACACTTTGAAGCATTTGCGTAGCACTCAGCTGCAAaattaatcaactcaaaatctcttacataaaaaaatgaaaattattttcgtgagcagaaagtttctttcttttccagcatgaccaaacgatcatccccaagactaatcataatggttttgctgggcacaaacgcaaaaaagaaacacaaaaacacaatcataacagaattatgaaagtgtggaaaaaacaaaacaaaaagaaaaagaatatattcgttgggttgcctcccaacaagcgcttttgtttaaggaccttagctaggcgaaagtgatgaaatcacgtatagtcatctttggtgctcaaaccataggtggccctgatcatagattcataaggaaatcttattttctttctaggaaagtgctccatgcccttctttaaaggaaattgaaatataatattcccttccttcatatcgatgatagaaccaatagtccttaggaaaggtctaccaagaataatgggacatgaaggattgcaatctatgtcaagtacaatgaaatccacgggtacatagttcttatttgcaacaataagaacatcatcgatccttcccatgggtttcttattagtagaatccgcaagatgcaaattaagagaacactcttcaatctcatgaaaaccaagaatatcacataaagactttggaatcgcggaaacaatagcacccaaatcacacaaagcatcgcactcatagtttttgatcttgattttgatagtaggttcccactcatcatgaagttttctaggtatagacacttctagttcgagcttctcttcaagagatttcatcataacatctatgatatgcgcggtaaaggctttgctttggctataagcatgtggagagtttgcaatggattgcatcaaagaaatgcattcaaacaaggagcaattatcataattgaattccttgaaatccaaagtgggagtttcattactacccaatattttgacttcttctactccactctccacagctttatcatcaagataggtggactccgaatcattggggcgtttttcaaccaaagtggattcatagccagcccctccataagaaggtttgacacgcgaaaacaaagattcaagaggagacacacccagcactttaagatcttcgtgatttgcatcactagaacgcacccttttaaaccattcatgtctagcgcgaatttgggcggttctttctttactctcattcatggagatacgcatagctttcaaagtttcatccaagttgaccttgggagaagcgcatctaactttcaaagcatcaatatcacaagacatcctatgaaCGCTCTTagacaaatcgtctattttgagtagtttttcctctatggacgcattgaaaatcttttgagagttgatgaactctttgatattactctctaaataagagggtaatttgttgtgatttccataagtgttgtcgtaggaattgccataatttttagaggagttactaggaaaaggcctagggacatagtttcctctaaaagcattgttgttgccaaaattgtaactaccaacaaaattcacatccaaactagcgttactactctcaatcaaagaagatagtggcatgtcattaggatctacggtagcgtttctactagcaaccaaattcatcaactcgtccatcttagcactaagcgagttaatctcttctatagtgtgcacctttttgctagcaggcgacctttcagtgtgccattgagagtagttggtcatgatattgtctaggatttttgtagcgtctcctaacatgatctccatgaacgttccacctgaggcggagtccaagatattgcgagaaacgaaattcaagccagcgtaaaagatttgtatagtcatccacaaactcaagccatgagcgcgactatttctaatcataagcttcatcctctcccaagattgtgcaacgtgttcatgatcaagttgcttgaaattcatgatatcgttacgtaaggagatgatcttagatggcagaaaatacttggatatgtaagcatctttgcacttatcccaagaatcgatactatttttaggcaaagaagaaaaccaagtttttgcgcgatctcacgacgagaaaggaaaaagtttcaagttaatcacgtcattatccacatctcttttcttttgcatatcacaaagctcaatgaaggtattgagatgggatgcagcatcttcactaggaaggccagagaattgctctttcataacaagattcagcaaagctgcgttgatttcagacgattccgcactagtggcgggagcaatcggagtactaataaaatcattattattagtgctcgagaagtcgcaaagttggtGTTTTCaaacatgatgacttcaacaaccaaacaagcacacaagcaagcaagaaaaccggcaaaggcaaaagaaaacggcgaaggtgaaaggcgaatgaaaacgacaaatgtgaagtgggggagaggaaaacgagaggcaaccggcaacaaaagtaaatgcaagagaagagtttgtgagacctacttggatagatattgatttctcctccccggcaacggcgccagaaatacttttgatgtttgttgtgtatccctagaaaatgcgccagaaatacttctgctactgcaacaaaataccttccaacggcgccagaaataggaacgtcgacgggagaatactctccttgatctttctgctgcggctacgccttaagggatttcctaggcaagtatacaaaggatttcccccgtggccttggagccttgcgttggtgttcccttgaagaggaaacggtgatgtagcgtagcggtgggaagtatttccctcagtttgagaaacaaggtatcaatccagtggaggagtatctcaagatcctgcacaaacacaaaacttgctcccaacgctatgaagggattgtcaatcccttatagattgtttgccaagtgagaacagaaagcaacaaagtaataatacaagtagaccgatactttctgcatctactactattactccacacgtccaccgctatccagcatgcatctagtgcattaagtccataagaacagagtaacgccttaagcaagatgacatgatgtagcacTACtgaaatcagagaatttgccgtatgccgcctctttgccgtccgctgactgatggcaaagaagctctttgtcgtcagctacaaaaaaatagatggcaaagagctgacagacggcaaataagtactttgccatgagtcgcttctttgccgtccgctagcggacggcaaagatggaccaagctgatggcaaagacacggctgacggcaaagatgacccatgcagacggcaaagaaaaatcgCAGGTGTAGGCATTGCGTTTGCCATGGgccgctctttgccgtccgccaaaaacccctttgccgtctgccctggagtacagcggacggcaaaggggacgaccaatgcagacggcaaagaaaaatcgCAGGTGTAGGCATTGCCTTTGCCATGTgccgctctttgccgtccgccggaaacccctttgccgtctgcctgggaatacagcggacggcaaaggggacggcgtcCCAAACGGCTGCCCCCGCCCGCGCGATGCCTCCCCCACTAACGGCTCGATCCAACCCCAACCTCCCGTCGCCCTCCCTCCCGCCCACGCCCTCCCGCAGGCCTCCCCCATCGAAGTTTTGCCTCCCCAcccgccggcgcctcccccacccaccggcgcctcccccgtccaccggcgcctcccccacccgtCGGCGCCTCCCCCGCGACGGCCCCCTCCCCCAGgcctcccccacccggcacctcccccacccggcacctcccccacccaccggcggctcccccacccggcacctcccccacccaccggcggctcccccacccggcacctcccccacccggcacctCTCCCACccgacgccgccaccacctggcCGCCCGCA
This window encodes:
- the LOC123429990 gene encoding 50S ribosomal protein HLP, mitochondrial-like, which gives rise to MAAFLRSKCSSVGRAMMGSLGNNLYGGATSSIETVARPSRSDAIFQQIRTFIQMRTNLKVVDNSGAKRVMCMQSLRGKKGARIMDMIIGSIKEAQPRGKVKKGDVVYGVVVGASMKKGRSDGSEVQFDDNAIVIVNNKGELIGTRVFGPVPHELRKKKHLKMLALAKHIV